The following are encoded together in the Kwoniella europaea PYCC6329 chromosome 1, complete sequence genome:
- a CDS encoding ribosomal protein L17, whose product MKHGINQRKLGRMPAHRIALLRNLVSALLHHETIKTTLPKAKEAARMAEKIITLGKKGTNPSRSKAMAYLMPPHNSPSPSPIASSSTLSTDPEQFIAPKSLLPKLFDELSLRYADRPGGYTRIHKFGRRQGDNAPHAIVTLVDGPRDLQFEMLAREVGKSSLDLLERKGGKLDEIDEGWEGLGEKTRLKVEKVLKYKSEDEKREFKLKAKEFADYIQAEEAAYGGVRSPKVSPDAPAFRKPGMNVPKSGRLLHAGERLSGVSTHTTGLGLARGALARTPRGKSQVDKTPRFWGQARLPEGVVAEVL is encoded by the exons ATGAAACACGGTATAAATCAACGTAAATTGGGCAGGATGCCTGCTCATAGGATAGCCCtattgag AAACCTCGTATCTGCCTTGCTACATCATGAAACTATCAAGACGACTTTGCCTAAAGCCAAGGAAGCTGCCAGGATggctgagaag ATCATCACAttaggaaagaaaggtacCAACCCTTCTAGAAGTAAAGCCATGGCATATCTGATG CCCCCACATAactccccttccccttctccaattgcctcttcatcaaccctaTCCACCGATCCCGAACAATTCATCGCCCCCAAATCACTCTTACCCAAATTGTTCGACGAACTATCCCTACGATACGCCGATCGTCCAGGAGGTTACACCCGAATACATAAATTCGGTCGACGACAGGGTGACAATGCCCCTCATGCCATCGTCACGCTCGTCGATGGACCGAGAGATCTGCAGTTTGAGATGTTAGCTAGAGAAGTGGGTAAATCGTCTTTGGACCTCTTAGAAAGGAAGGGAGGGAAAttagatgagattgatgaaggtTGGGAAGGACTTGGGGAGAAGACGAGATTGAAAGTTGAGAAAGTGTTGAAGTATaagagtgaagatgagaagagggaattCAAGTTGAAAGCTAAGGAATTTGCA GACTACATccaagctgaagaagctgcctATGGAGGAGTACGATCACCGAAAGTATCTCCCGATGCCCCCGCATTTAGAAAACCAGG TATGAACGTCCCCAAATCTGGTCGATTGTTACATGCCGGAGAGAGACTATCAGGTGTATCAACACATACTACTGGGTTAGGATTGGCCAGAGGAGCATTAGCGAGGACACCAAGAGGTAAATCCCAGGTGGATAAGACACCTAGGTTCTGGGGTCAGGCTAGGTTACCTGAAGGAGTGGTTGCTGAGGTGTTGTAG
- a CDS encoding acyl carrier protein — protein sequence MYRTIPLLRSALPSLRPTLRATAVSAIKPQKVVFQYRSYAAAAGLSKDDITSRVLDVLKSFEKVDSTKLTPGASFTSDLGLDSLDAVEVVMAIEEEFAIEIPDAEADEITTVQKAIDYVSHPTKSFQ from the exons ATGTACAGAACCATCCCCCTCCTCCGATCCGCCCTTCCCTCCCTCCGACCCACACTCCGAGCTACCGCCGTCTCAGCTATCAAACCTCAAAAGGTGGTATTCCAATATAGAAGTTATGCTGCCGCCGCTGGATTAAGTAAAGATGATATCACTTCGAGGGTGTTGGACGTATTGAAGAGTTTCGAAAAAGTTGATTCCACCAAG CTCACACCAGGAGCTTCATTCACTTCTGATCTCGGACTTGACTCCCTCGATGCCGTAGAGGTAGTCATGGccatcgaagaagaattcgCCATTGAGATTCCCGATGCTGAGGCCGATGAAATCACTACCGTTcaaaaag CTATCGATTACGTATCTCAC CCCACTAAATCATTCCAATAA